From the genome of Thermoflexus hugenholtzii, one region includes:
- a CDS encoding type II secretion system F family protein, translating into MTSAMQGIGYLIGLILTGVLAGLAVGAHLVHYLERREIGQRARSLVIRSAEARSFLLELGARFDASASGQRLAQRLEAADLSLRPHEVLALQAFAVFVVLYLNALFLNLSFFLVLSLALFAVRFATGRYLAHRARQRAIRFAEQLPDVADALARGLGAGQTIVQAIGEAADRLPPPASGGLRKVYQQLLLGYPLHEALEHLYRLYPSADLELMITVILAQQRAGGNLTRVLQRLAITMAERRSMQREIRALTEEPRFSAILVIALPMAFLILFRALMPGMIDALITQPLGWVILGFSLALQIGGFLLIRRITHVEV; encoded by the coding sequence ATGACGTCGGCGATGCAAGGGATCGGCTACCTGATCGGGTTGATCCTCACCGGGGTCCTGGCCGGGCTGGCGGTGGGAGCCCATCTGGTCCACTATCTGGAGCGCCGGGAGATCGGCCAGCGAGCGCGGTCGCTGGTGATCCGCTCCGCGGAAGCCCGGAGCTTCCTGCTGGAGCTGGGGGCCCGGTTCGACGCGAGCGCATCCGGTCAACGGCTCGCCCAGCGCCTGGAGGCGGCGGATCTGTCCTTGCGCCCGCACGAGGTCCTGGCCTTGCAGGCCTTCGCGGTGTTCGTGGTCCTTTATTTGAACGCCCTCTTCCTGAATTTGTCGTTCTTCCTGGTCCTCTCCCTGGCGCTGTTCGCGGTGCGTTTCGCCACGGGGCGCTATCTCGCCCACCGGGCGCGGCAACGGGCCATCCGCTTCGCTGAGCAGCTGCCGGACGTGGCAGACGCCCTGGCCCGGGGCCTGGGGGCCGGGCAAACCATCGTCCAGGCCATCGGCGAGGCGGCCGATCGCCTCCCTCCGCCGGCCTCCGGGGGCCTGCGGAAGGTCTACCAGCAGCTGCTGCTGGGTTATCCCCTTCACGAGGCCCTCGAGCATCTTTACCGGCTCTATCCTTCCGCGGACCTGGAGCTGATGATCACGGTGATCCTGGCCCAGCAGCGGGCCGGGGGGAACCTGACCCGGGTTCTGCAGCGTCTGGCCATCACCATGGCGGAGCGGCGCAGCATGCAACGGGAGATCCGGGCCCTCACCGAGGAGCCCCGTTTCAGCGCCATCCTGGTGATCGCCCTCCCCATGGCCTTCCTGATCCTCTTCCGGGCCCTCATGCCCGGCATGATCGACGCCCTGATCACCCAGCCCCTCGGGTGGGTCATCCTGGGCTTCAGCCTCGCCTTGCAAATCGGCGGCTTCCTGCTGATCCGCCGCATCACCCACGTGGAGGTGTGA
- a CDS encoding type II secretion system F family protein translates to MVELFSCMGLVAVFLTAAAVWHWALPSETRLRLEQTYPAAVSRSSLSERIHRWSLRLAREIPAFWGLLGRERLARTLAQAGYPYGLTVEAFYGMHVLGGLAGAAFGVFLYLMDILLGFGGCMLIVAVLAAAGGFLAPTFWMNRLAERRQQQIDRAVPDFLDTLAVLLEAGLAFEAALRHLTERLQNPLGEELRRFLHELEMGLPRMEAYRGLLARNNAPALRIWVEAMQQAERLGQPLTPTVTRIAADMRARRIQKAREWVGRVGPVASMLVALIIGPAVMCMLAGGMVLQLLGQGLFPR, encoded by the coding sequence ATGGTCGAGCTTTTCAGTTGTATGGGCCTGGTGGCAGTGTTCCTGACGGCGGCGGCGGTCTGGCACTGGGCGCTCCCCTCCGAGACCCGGTTGCGCCTGGAGCAGACCTATCCGGCGGCCGTCAGCCGCTCCTCGCTCTCCGAGCGGATCCACCGCTGGTCGCTCCGGCTGGCTCGGGAGATCCCGGCCTTCTGGGGCTTGCTGGGGCGGGAGCGTCTGGCCCGGACCCTGGCCCAGGCCGGCTATCCTTACGGCCTGACGGTGGAGGCTTTCTACGGGATGCATGTGCTGGGAGGCCTCGCCGGGGCCGCCTTCGGGGTTTTCCTCTATTTGATGGACATCCTGCTGGGCTTCGGTGGTTGCATGCTGATCGTGGCCGTCCTGGCCGCAGCCGGAGGCTTCCTGGCCCCGACGTTCTGGATGAACCGCCTGGCGGAGCGACGCCAGCAACAGATCGACCGGGCCGTTCCGGATTTCCTGGACACCCTGGCGGTGTTGCTGGAGGCCGGGTTGGCCTTCGAGGCCGCCCTGCGCCATCTAACGGAGCGCCTGCAGAACCCGCTGGGCGAGGAGCTGCGCCGCTTCCTGCATGAGCTGGAGATGGGCCTCCCCCGCATGGAGGCGTATCGGGGGTTGCTCGCGCGCAACAATGCCCCGGCCTTGCGGATCTGGGTGGAGGCCATGCAGCAGGCGGAGCGCCTCGGCCAGCCGCTCACCCCCACGGTCACCCGCATCGCGGCGGATATGCGCGCCCGCCGCATCCAGAAGGCCCGGGAGTGGGTGGGCCGGGTCGGCCCGGTGGCCTCGATGCTGGTCGCCCTGATCATCGGCCCGGCGGTGATGTGCATGCTGGCCGGCGGCATGGTGCTTCAGCTGCTCGGTCAGGGCCTCTTCCCGCGCTGA